TAAGCAATTTGTACTGCAGAGAACCATGACATAGACAAAAAGTAATCTTTAGGAAATAGCTGCAGCAGGAGCTGGAGCCTCACGCTATCAGCTGGATTTCAGTCATGGTGGATAGTGTAGTTCAGACAATACTaagatcacaaaaaaacatctttgtttgaaAAATGCTGATGTTCAAGATGGTGTAATGTAGGGTCCATTTTGTCTTAGAATGGTGTTAGACGTTGTTTTCCCTCCATGCACATTACATTAGcttttaactacatttttagCTATTCATCTGCAttttatctgaaaaaaaatgacaatttggTGTATGTGTTCCCCTGTAGGACCTCAAGCCCAGTAACATAGTTGTCAAGTCAGATTGTACACTGAAGATTTTGGACTTTGGCTTGGCTCGGACGGCTGCCACAGGCCTCCTGATGACACCGTATGTTGTTACACGCTACTACAGAGCACCAGAGGTTATCCTGGGCATGGGCTACCAAGCCAATGGTTAGTGATTATCTATGTATCTGACACTCAATCAATCTTCAGTTTTGAGCCgtgttgattttaaatgttaCACTGTAGTGCACCatgaactattttttttgtaagatCTATTATAACTCATATACAGGGACCGGAAGATACATCTTACTGTTAAGCTGCATGGTGCTACTGCACATAATGGAACATTGTTGAAAGAAAATGCTCACTAACTGGCCCCTATGTGTAACTAACCTGTTGTCATGCATTTCTCTCACCTCTTATTGGCTTTGTTAACCGTGTTCCACTACACTAGTGGACATATGGTCTGTGGGCTGCATACTGGCGGAAATGGTTCGCCATAAAATCCTCTTCCCAGGAAGGGACTGTATCCTTGGGTCTTTTTAAATTCTTCCTCATGCTGTCAACAGTCTTTGTAAAGTGTTTGTGCTTCGTGCTGTGCAGACTGTCAGATCTTTCCCTGGCCAATCTTagcttcaatacagtattttgtGGCAGAATATGGGGACTTTTCAATATAACCCAGTGTAACATGCCTTGTTAGAAGCATTCTGGCTGTCATGGGCTGTAAACATTTTATCTGCTCAACACTGCATTGCTCTTTCTCATTTATCTGTCTGATTCTGCATGTTCTTTGTTTccatcccaccactgccattctGCTTGCATTCGGTCACCTTGTTTTTTCATGCTCACCATTTTGTTTGCATGTCCACCTCCCTGTCATCTAAACGTCCACCTCCAGTGGACGTATGGTCAGTGGGCTGCATAGTGGCCGAGATGATCAAGGGAAGCGTGTTATTCCCCGGCACTGATCGTATCCTTCCCCATCATTGATTGATCACTGTGTCCTTACTTCCTTCTGTGTAAAGCGATCCAACACCAACCTCAGAGTTTCCCTCTGTCACTTTGCTTTCCACCTGACAAACATGACCTCCATCATtggtgtgttactgtgtgtgtgtgtgtgtgtgggagtgaaTAGTGTGTTTTTCCTTAACGTTTACACTTCAGACATCGACCAGTGGAACAAGGTAATTGAGCAGCTAGGCACTCCATCTCAGGATTTTCTCATGAAGCTAAACCAGTCAGTAAGAACATACGTAGAGAACAGGCCACGCTATGCTGGATACAGCTTTGAGAAACTCTTCCCAGATGTGCTCTTCCCTGCCGACTCTGACCACAATAAACTGAAAGGTagtgttttttcatgtgttatCATATCATGACATAAATCCTTCATCATATACATTTGTAGACTTGATTAAGTGATTACTAGCAGAACATCTTATACATTTGTTGTTTCTCCCCTCAGCAAGCCAAGCAAGAGATCTCTTGTCCAAGATGTTAGTGATTGATGCCTCCAAGCGCATTTCTGTAGATGAGGCCCTGCAACACCCCTATATTAATGTTTGGTACGACCCAGCTGAAGTGGAAGCGGTAAGTGGATCGCTGATCGGCGCGCATGATACTTAAATGGGTCACTTGAGATTTGAATTACTTCACTTTTAAATGGAAAGTTGGCATTGCTCTTGTATCACCAATGTGCCATTTAAgccattttctctttctcagcCACCTCCAAAGATCTTAGAGAAACAGCTGGATGAGAGGGAGCATACCGTGGAAGAGTGGAAAGGTTAGACTGCATACTAAGATTCTTAGCTTACACTTAGCTTCAGTGTATTATTTACCTTCTGGCTTCTGAGATAGCACAGGATTTTCCTAATGGGTATCATTCAGTAATGTTCAAATTAAGTAGTCTAAtaaattgattttctttcaaaaaatgtCTGGGTAGGGGGGGACCTcgagctcacccagtaagagcatgtGCCCCATGTAGGCAGAGTTCTTTGCAGCGGCCTgtgtttgaatccgacctgcggccctttgctgctgacatcccccatctctcccacctgtcctgtctatccactatcaaataaagggaaaagcccaaacaaattatctttatatatatatatttaaaaaaaaaaaactatttggaTATCTGCTTTGTTTTATCACTTCAAAAAATGACAAGTTATCGGTTAACAGTCAATGCAGATTTCCGGTTTTAAGTTCAATTTTGTGTAAATCAGATGTCTTTACAATGAAATAGAAATGGTCACCTGGTCAGATTCTATGACTAGCAGTTCACCAGTGGTGACATGATTAATTTCTATTCACGGAAAGCACAAAAATAAACCATGTCTAAAGAAATCCATTGGGACAGCCAGTGAATGTTTAGATATGCAGTCAGCTGGTCACAGACATTGTTGCCTGAGGAGCTCTGTATCTTCACTACAGTTGCCAGAGCGTGCGTTGGGTGAGCTGAAATCCCCCTTAAAGCCTCTCAGTTAGTGTTTTCCACTATGGGGAAGCTGATTTTGTGAAGCATGGAAAGACTTCAGATTGTGTGTAAATATCACTTTCAGTTGTGTAGCAGGATGAGCTCATCCTAACCCCTGCCAGGTGAAAATTACCCCTCACTCATTTTTAGAAGAGTCACACCAGCACAGCCTGTCCAAGTTAGAAACATGATGCCGTTTGGACTGCAAAGTATGCAATAGCATACACTGTGACTGTACACACATCAAtgatttctctctgtctctcctgccCCATTTAACCTTCTCTTGTTGTTTCATTTGTAGTGCTTATTTATAAGGAAGTGAGTGAATGGGAGGAGTGGACAAGAAATGGTGTGATAAGAGGCCAGCCACCTCCTTTAGGTGAGTAATCATTATAACTTTGGGTGATAAGAAGAGATGGGAATAATGAACAAATTAATCAATAGAGGCACATGATGCATATTTATCAGAAgcttgaagttttttttcacaggTTTGTGACACTCTCAGTTGTTACGAATAAATAatgcaaaaacactttattttatacGAAGTTCACTGAGTACTTCAAATATGCACAGTACTAACCTACAGTAGGTTAAATCTGGGATACATTAGGTTAAAAACGTTATATCTTTTTTCCAACAGAATTTCAatatttcaacagtgttacgtCAATAATAAGAGATTTTGGCCATAAAGTTGAATTATTTCTAAAGCTGAAATAAAAAGCTAGaatattttagttaaaaaaattgtaatatttcCAGAATAAACTACACGACTTTTGACCTGCAAATGAGCAAATTAGTGCTTCTTGGGAATTTAAAGTTTAAGGCACTGTTCACATCTGCATTGCAGTATCCTGAATGAAACCTATGCGTTGACGTGGGTTTTTCGCAGCACAGGTGCAGCAGTGATTGAAAGCCCCCCTCAGCCCAGGTCCTCCTCCTCTTCGGCCAACGATGTCTCGTCCATGTCCACAGAGCCCACTGACCCCAGCAGTGACCCCACCATGACCTCTGAAACAGACAGCAGCTTGGACAGCCACACCTCTCTGGGTGCACTGGCCTGCTGCAGATAacgcacatatacacacacacacacacacacacacacacacacacacacacacacacacacacacacacagccaagttATGATTGGTTCAAacttcagcacacacacagagcaaaccCTTCctcatcagtgtgtgtgtggtgtgggatGGGAGAGGATTTAGGCCAATGGAAGTTCTCATGTTAGTTTGTAGAGCTGCGCTTTTAATGTACAGTTTGTTATTATTTCCCCTCCCCCTATACTGCTGTAAATGATTGTGGTCGgaaattgtattattattactgtatttTTGCTGCAAAGAATCAGAGTATGTTTTGATGTGAATCTGTGATGTATGTTATGAAAGAGAGGGATTTGAGTGTACTTTACTACATTGCGGTTTTTTAGCTATTGCTACACAGTTGAATACCAAGCTGTTGGCACTGCAATATTATGTTAagtatatttttaattgttcattggcattttttttattgtttttgggaCATTTGAATGAATCTATAACCAATTCTCTTTTTAACAGTAGACTTTAGCGCACTTCATCTTGGATCCAATTGCAAAtgaatgattttattttgatattgttCCTCATCTTTCTTGTAGAAAGCATCCTTTGGTGTATCCAAGTTAACTTATTTCTTAGTATTATGTCACCTCTGATTGTGTGCATCTCGACAAGCAGTCAAATGGTTTATTGCCCTGAcactgaatttcttttttactatAGCACACTGTTAACTGACTGTATTTGAACTTGTTTAGTTATTTAGATGTAATTTGTAAGCGATTGTCTGTTGGATGAGCAAACACAGGGTGAATGTAAGTAAATAGAAATGTGGTATAGTGAGGAGCCAGTGATTACTGTTAGCGCTGTAACAATTTAATATGGGCCACTCCACTGGCTAGAATGAGTTCTGTATTTGGGGATTGTCACCAGGGACTAAGTCTCAATTAGTCACTTTACCCTTTTGACTGGTTCTTTCAGGCGTTTTTCACAGCTgtctgatatttaaaaaaatttaatttaagtgCCCTTACTCAGTTAAGTGATTTTCAGTCCTCTCTGTTGTAGATGCTCCTCTCTTCTGTGGTGCATCTTTCTGAGTTCTAcctcacacaagcacacactcactcaaacacatttctttaaagaTACAGTTTGTATATCATGGCACACATAAttcaaaagaaatgtgaaaaaagatcaattttcttttctgtatttgcattatttatttatttcaagctTGGAGATGTCTATGGTATGTAATGTACATTTCATTCAGAAGTACTATTTAtatgcattttgttttatttttttgttttctgtgcaaTATAATTCATAGATTAATATAGTCAGTCATTGATCTGTACATTTTACTGtagatgtatgtgtgttttctgagaGTCAGGAAACTTGCCATGGTAATCTTGGATGTAGTTGATTGCTCAAATTCCCAAAATGTTCCTTTGCTCTTTTTAATGGTTGGGCACTCCAGGCAGTAACCCCTAGCATcagctcccagaatgcactttgGGGATTGTGACGCATGCCCTGACCTGTTCTGGGCCACATCTCAACTAACTGTTGTGGCCTTCTcatatttttctgtcattttcctCTTCTCCATCTCCTCAAAAATAGAAAAGATAGAATAGACCACGCATGAGTTTTTTCTGGTTTTAGTGCAGGTATATTTAGAGGAAAGACAGGCAAGCCATTCAGCACTACTGGGATAATGCTGCAGTTTTCTGATGGTTTGGCTAATATGACAGCAGAGTTAAActgttgtggtgtgttttgcTCAGCCCAGTTGTGTGACGTTTAGCCTTTAGATCTGAAAATGCCTCACTAACAGACGATTATATACATCAGAAACTGTCTTCAACTCCAGcaaataaaagatttaaattttaATGTGTCTTTCTTTTACTGTCAAGCTAAAATTTCTTTCAAAAACATGAGTTCTAAGGTGAAATGAACAGGGTGTGTATGGGAAGACTGAACCTCATGTAATCAATACGGCTTTTTCTGTCTTCTTACAAAGGAATTTAGTCAAGAAATAGTCAGCTACATGGCCTATGGTGTATAATATTAAGGAATTTTGTGGAATGGTAAAATGCTTTCTTGGTCCAGAGGAGTTCTTGTTTGGCACCGGCACTAGTCAGTGTAGGCACAAGACGGCTGTACTAAAGAGGACACGATGGCAAGTAGTACCGCACAAGAGGTATTTGGTCTTCAAAGCTTTGGGGCTGACTGGTCTTCCCAGTAATCAAGCTCCTCTTCTGATGGACCAGATGAAGGCAGGTTGGTCTGGTCTAGTTGGTCCGTGATGCTCCTGTGGTCAGATCTCCAAGGGTTTTGAAGAACTCTTCCATCTCTTTCTGGAGGAGAACATTTCTATTTTCTGCGTCTTGATGTGCCCTCTCCGAGTTCCTGAGTCGGATCTCCAGCATGTAtaacttcttcttctcctggTCCAGCTCCTCCTCAAGGCGGTTTACCTGGGACTGGTACTTAGAACAGGACTCCTCCAACCTaaaacaagagaagaaaaagtaaGAATTACAACTCAtgctgatttgagttggttGACAGGAAATTGCTCATTCTTACTTGCGAATGCTGGCTTCATAGCTAGTCCTCTGTTTCTTCAGCTCTTGCTTGACCTCAGTCAGCATGTTGGTGAGACCTTCATCTGTTCCTGTGAGATCATCCTCAGTACCACTTGCACTGTGATCCAGAGTACTTGCACTGTCTCTCACGTCTGTGGGTCTCTCTTGACCCTGCCCCAATTTCCTTGTCTTATTGCTTTCCTGTGGCTCGGCCAACGAGATCTCAAAGGACGTCCAGATAGAGGAAGTGTCAGCAGGCAGGCTTAGACTGGAGGGGGCAACATTGTCATAGGCAGACAGTCTGTGGGACTGGTGGAGGGCTCTGTAAGACAAGGGCGTTTGAGAGGAGTCTTCATCagagtctctctgtgtgtccttGAGTGGAAGAGTTGTCTCTTTAAGGGAGAGCGTTGAATCCTTCAGGGTAGGGTCTTTAAGTCTTTCACCGGATGAGATTGTGCGCCTATGAGCTCGGAGGGACGAAAGGCCATTCATCAGCCAGTTGCTCCCACCAGCTGCTGACACATCCCCCGCTGAGCCCCCTATTTTACCCCTCTGCCCCCCAGATGCTGCACCGCCTTTGAGAGAGCACCTCCAGGAGGGCAGGGCTTTGGACTGTTTACTGGGGCTTATAGCTACTTCACTTCCACCTTTTCCTTCAGCTTTGCTATCTGCGTTTCCATCAACTTTCTCTTCTGTCTTACTTTTGCCCTTCCCTTCAATCTGACCATCCGCACCCTTCTCCAATGTTGTAGTAAGGCTTGGTGCAGTTGGCTTACTGTTTGTACAAGTGGTGAAAGATTGGGGTTCCTCTGTAGGAGTTTTGGAGCCTGTGCCGGAGGAAGGTGGCGGTGCAGTGGCTTCTTGTGAGAGCCATTCCACTTTGCACCGTTGGATAAGACTCTGCTGTTGCTG
This window of the Etheostoma spectabile isolate EspeVRDwgs_2016 chromosome 17, UIUC_Espe_1.0, whole genome shotgun sequence genome carries:
- the mapk8a gene encoding mitogen-activated protein kinase 8 isoform X4, whose product is MIITLRALFEQGRTFLDAQKTVIEDFAMNKNKREREFYSLDVGDSTFTVLKRYQNLRPIGSGAQGIVCSAYDQILDRNVAIKKLSRPFQNQTHAKRAYRELVLMKCVNHKNIIGLLNVFTPQKSLEEFQDVYLVMELMDANLCQVIQMELDHERLSYLLYQTLCGIKHLHAAGIIHRDLKPSNIVVKSDCTLKILDFGLARTAATGLLMTPYVVTRYYRAPEVILGMGYQANVDIWSVGCILAEMVRHKILFPGRDYIDQWNKVIEQLGTPSQDFLMKLNQSVRTYVENRPRYAGYSFEKLFPDVLFPADSDHNKLKASQARDLLSKMLVIDASKRISVDEALQHPYINVWYDPAEVEAPPPKILEKQLDEREHTVEEWKVLIYKEVSEWEEWTRNGVIRGQPPPLAQVQQ
- the mapk8a gene encoding mitogen-activated protein kinase 8 isoform X1, which codes for MIITLRALFEQGRTFLDAQKTVIEDFAMNKNKREREFYSLDVGDSTFTVLKRYQNLRPIGSGAQGIVCSAYDQILDRNVAIKKLSRPFQNQTHAKRAYRELVLMKCVNHKNIIGLLNVFTPQKSLEEFQDVYLVMELMDANLCQVIQMELDHERLSYLLYQTLCGIKHLHAAGIIHRDLKPSNIVVKSDCTLKILDFGLARTAATGLLMTPYVVTRYYRAPEVILGMGYQANVDIWSVGCILAEMVRHKILFPGRDYIDQWNKVIEQLGTPSQDFLMKLNQSVRTYVENRPRYAGYSFEKLFPDVLFPADSDHNKLKASQARDLLSKMLVIDASKRISVDEALQHPYINVWYDPAEVEAPPPKILEKQLDEREHTVEEWKVLIYKEVSEWEEWTRNGVIRGQPPPLGAAVIESPPQPRSSSSSANDVSSMSTEPTDPSSDPTMTSETDSSLDSHTSLGALACCR
- the mapk8a gene encoding mitogen-activated protein kinase 8 isoform X2 → MIITLRALFEQGRTFLDAQKTVIEDFAMNKNKREREFYSLDVGDSTFTVLKRYQNLRPIGSGAQGIVCSAYDQILDRNVAIKKLSRPFQNQTHAKRAYRELVLMKCVNHKNIIGLLNVFTPQKSLEEFQDVYLVMELMDANLCQVIQMELDHERLSYLLYQTLCGIKHLHAAGIIHRDLKPSNIVVKSDCTLKILDFGLARTAATGLLMTPYVVTRYYRAPEVILGMGYQANVDVWSVGCIVAEMIKGSVLFPGTDHIDQWNKVIEQLGTPSQDFLMKLNQSVRTYVENRPRYAGYSFEKLFPDVLFPADSDHNKLKASQARDLLSKMLVIDASKRISVDEALQHPYINVWYDPAEVEAPPPKILEKQLDEREHTVEEWKVLIYKEVSEWEEWTRNGVIRGQPPPLGAAVIESPPQPRSSSSSANDVSSMSTEPTDPSSDPTMTSETDSSLDSHTSLGALACCR
- the mapk8a gene encoding mitogen-activated protein kinase 8 isoform X3, producing the protein MIITLRALFEQGRTFLDAQKTVIEDFAMNKNKREREFYSLDVGDSTFTVLKRYQNLRPIGSGAQGIVCSAYDQILDRNVAIKKLSRPFQNQTHAKRAYRELVLMKCVNHKNIIGLLNVFTPQKSLEEFQDVYLVMELMDANLCQVIQMELDHERLSYLLYQTLCGIKHLHAAGIIHRDLKPSNIVVKSDCTLKILDFGLARTAATGLLMTPYVVTRYYRAPEVILGMGYQANDIDQWNKVIEQLGTPSQDFLMKLNQSVRTYVENRPRYAGYSFEKLFPDVLFPADSDHNKLKASQARDLLSKMLVIDASKRISVDEALQHPYINVWYDPAEVEAPPPKILEKQLDEREHTVEEWKVLIYKEVSEWEEWTRNGVIRGQPPPLGAAVIESPPQPRSSSSSANDVSSMSTEPTDPSSDPTMTSETDSSLDSHTSLGALACCR
- the arhgap22a gene encoding rho GTPase-activating protein 22 isoform X4, with amino-acid sequence MVLGELSRVSRPCSPLDQEKALKAGWLRRQRSIMKNWQLRWFVLRTEALYFYKDQDETKAQGCIPLQGSQVNELPANQDEPGRHPFEIVPGGAGEKDRTGISHESFLLMANSQSDMEDWVRAIRRVIWAPLGGGVFGQHLEETMLYEAQCGPQLLVPVLVEQCVCFIREHGLKEEGLFRAPGQTNHVRELQDAFDRGEKPVFDSTTDVHTVASLLKLYIRELPEPIIPFSKYTQFLSCAQLLTKDKTMGIIELGKQVKSLPQVNYNLLTYICKFLDVVQSHSNDNKMSVQNLATVFGPNILRPRVEDPVTMMEGSSQVQHLMTVLISEHTQLYQREEPETEAKIPPQQQQSLIQRCKVEWLSQEATAPPPSSGTGSKTPTEEPQSFTTCTNSKPTAPSLTTTLEKGADGQIEGKGKSKTEEKVDGNADSKAEGKGGSEVAISPSKQSKALPSWRCSLKGGAASGGQRGKIGGSAGDVSAAGGSNWLMNGLSSLRAHRRTISSGERLKDPTLKDSTLSLKETTLPLKDTQRDSDEDSSQTPLSYRALHQSHRLSAYDNVAPSSLSLPADTSSIWTSFEISLAEPQESNKTRKLGQGQERPTDVRDSASTLDHSASGTEDDLTGTDEGLTNMLTEVKQELKKQRTSYEASIRKLEESCSKYQSQVNRLEEELDQEKKKLYMLEIRLRNSERAHQDAENRNVLLQKEMEEFFKTLGDLTTGASRTN
- the arhgap22a gene encoding rho GTPase-activating protein 22 isoform X3, whose amino-acid sequence is MLSPKIKQARRARSKSMVLGELSRVSRPCSPLDQEKALKAGWLRRQRSIMKNWQLRWFVLRTEALYFYKDQDETKAQGCIPLQGSQVNELPANQDEPGRHPFEIVPGGAGEKDRTGISHESFLLMANSQSDMEDWVRAIRRVIWAPLGGGVFGQHLEETMLYEAQCGPQLLVPVLVEQCVCFIREHGLKEEGLFRAPGQTNHVRELQDAFDRGEKPVFDSTTDVHTVASLLKLYIRELPEPIIPFSKYTQFLSCAQLLTKDKTMGIIELGKQVKSLPQVNYNLLTYICKFLDVVQSHSNDNKMSVQNLATVFGPNILRPRVEDPVTMMEGSSQVQHLMTVLISEHTQLYQREEPETEAKIPPQQQQSLIQRCKVEWLSQEATAPPPSSGTGSKTPTEEPQSFTTCTNSKPTAPSLTTTLEKGADGQIEGKGKSKTEEKVDGNADSKAEGKGGSEVAISPSKQSKALPSWRCSLKGGAASGGQRGKIGGSAGDVSAAGGSNWLMNGLSSLRAHRRTISSGERLKDPTLKDSTLSLKETTLPLKDTQRDSDEDSSQTPLSYRALHQSHRLSAYDNVAPSSLSLPADTSSIWTSFEISLAEPQESNKTRKLGQGQERPTDVRDSASTLDHSASGTEDDLTGTDEGLTNMLTEVKQELKKQRTSYEASIRKLEESCSKYQSQVNRLEEELDQEKKKLYMLEIRLRNSERAHQDAENRNVLLQKEMEEFFKTLGDLTTGASRTN